One window of the Falco biarmicus isolate bFalBia1 chromosome 2, bFalBia1.pri, whole genome shotgun sequence genome contains the following:
- the RFX8 gene encoding LOW QUALITY PROTEIN: DNA-binding protein RFX8 (The sequence of the model RefSeq protein was modified relative to this genomic sequence to represent the inferred CDS: substituted 1 base at 1 genomic stop codon) has translation MNKRVADNFCVSEGCTVPHRLVYELYLESCSPDSKYQVNSATFGKLIRLVFPGLRSKRLGPRGSTRYHYIGITIKKNSSFYARYCCLLYENNDHRYLSAGEASSSACQPSTSAGTGXDACSYGDAAGRKSNSKKTRTSKNLHCSPSVIYLKSKRKRFQYLWAEFSRSCLREQDLGKTYPYEMVVLLAHEYCSHCQHLLHMVRNSKFNKVEGCIMSFWKSLRPEIIPLMSLPDVCQMLKSYDRQLFKEMEKILLDDFLEEVPIQHMRSIRLFSKNVKLWLLNALVDFPLPLQTSKSEEVTVFIKRLRRKTDLSNLAKTMRTVLENNSKATVLRSGLHVVIDQGFLDVPGILFQNKLRNLEELQNNIELKCLKDLVSLLSRFTDIQLLLECVASNLQAFFTEPSRSKEEFREAASAFQLRWNFLLSGVSKAMTLNCSGSFGSWHLLSMLLMDFVAHVFLSYLEKGEEDLWVPVQNESAVLCVYDPSHLGGYFSEQWPQASAPQAALITSMENQSNSGISKTFPDF, from the exons cttattCGGTTAGTTTTCCCAGGCCTGAGGTCAAAAAGGCTGGGCCCAAGAGGGAGTACCAG GTATCATTATATTGGAATAACTATCAAGAAGAACTCTTCCTTTTATGCACGTTATTGCTGTCTTCTGTATGAAAATAATGACCACAG GTACTTGTCTGCAGGGgaagccagcagctctgcctgccagcccagTACCTCTGCGGGCACCGGGTGAG ATGCCTGCAGTTATGGAGATGCAGCTGGTCGCaagagcaacagcaaaaaaacccgAACG AGCAAGAATTTGCACTGTTCTCCATCTGTCATTTATCTGAAGAGTAAACGGAAGAGATTTCAGTACCTGTGGGCTGAATTCAGCAGATCCTGTCTTAGGGAGCAAGACCTAGGGAAGACATACCCCTACGAAATG GTTGTACTGCTTGCCCATGAGTACTGCAGCCATTGCCAACATCTTTTACACATGGTGAGGAACAGCAAGTTCAACAAG GTGGAAGGCTGTATCATGTCATTCTGGAAGTCTCTGCGGCCTGAAATAATACCACTGATGTCCTTGCCAGATGTATGCCAGATGTTGAAAAGCTATGATAGGCAGCTATTCAAG GAAATGGAGAAGATCCTACTTGATGATTTCCTGGAGGAGGTGCCTATACAACACATGAGGTCAATCAGATTGTTCagtaaaaatgttaaactttGGCTGCTTAATGCTTTGGTAGATTTTCCATTACCACTCCAAACATCTAAATCTGAAG AAGTTACAGTGTTTATAAAAAGACTGAGGAGAAAGACAGACCTTTCTAACTTGGCCAAG ACAATGAGAACAGTCTTGGAGAACAACAGCAAAGCCACTGTTCTGCGATCAGGCTTGCATGTTGTCATCGATCAGGGATTTCTGGATGTGCCTGGAATCCTCTTTCAAAACAAGCTTAGGAATctggaggagctgcagaacAACATAGAACTGAAAT GTTTGAAGGACTTGGTGTCTTTGCTGTCACGTTTCACAGATATTCAGCTTCTCCTGGAATGTGTGGCTTCAAATCTTCAAGCTTTTTTCACTGAG CCAAGCAGGAGTAAAGAGGAGTTTAGAGAAGCGGCATCAGCTTTTCAGTTGAGATGGAACTTCCTGCTGAGTGGAGTAAGCAAGGCTATGACCCTCAACTGCTCAGGCAGTTTTG GATCCTGGCATTTGCTTAGTATGCTACTCATGGATTTTGTGGCTCACGTTTTCCTGTCCTATCtagagaagggagaagaagaCCTCTGGGTCCCAGTGCAGAATGAATCGGCTGTTCTTTGTGTTTATGACCCCAGCCACCTTGGGGGCTATTTTTCAGAGCAGTGGCCTCAAGCCAGTGCTCCACAGGCAGCTCTCATAACTTCGATGGAGAACCAGAGTAACTCTGGAATAAGCAAAACTTTTCCAGATTTCTGA